The Streptomyces achromogenes genome window below encodes:
- a CDS encoding 2-hydroxymuconic semialdehyde dehydrogenase, protein MPTETVPVIRNFVGGAFAEPDPERCFTKTNPATGTPLATVHEADRALVDRSVRSARGALEDGWADTPVRERTALLRRVADLIEERFEDFVAAEVGDTGKPVTQARELDVARAVANFRAFADIVAAAGQDSFLTDLPGGRRALNYAVRKPLGVVAVIVPWNLPLLLLTWKVAPALACGNAVVVKPSEETPSTATLLAEVLADAGLPAGAYNVVHGFGPGSAGEFLVTHPGVDGITFTGSSATGSEVMRAAAPGVRPVSFELGGKNAAIVFDDVDVEEALDGLSRSVFTNTGQVCLCTERLYVHRAVFTDIVDGLAERAARLRLGDPFSARTTTGPLISHEHRRKVLRYFDLAEAAGAKVVAGGGTPDLGPDLDGGAWIEPTLWTGLTNADRPVREEIFGPVAALIPFDTEEEAVALANNTPYGLAAAVWTNDLRRGHRVAQRMEVGMAWVNTWFLRDLRSPFGGAGLSGIGREGGASSLHFYTEPTNVCVQL, encoded by the coding sequence ATGCCCACTGAAACCGTGCCCGTCATCCGCAACTTCGTCGGCGGCGCCTTCGCGGAACCCGACCCCGAACGCTGCTTCACCAAGACCAACCCGGCCACCGGCACGCCGTTGGCCACCGTGCACGAGGCGGACCGGGCCCTGGTGGACCGCTCGGTCCGTTCGGCCCGTGGCGCACTGGAGGACGGCTGGGCCGATACTCCCGTCCGGGAGCGCACGGCGCTGTTGCGCCGGGTCGCCGACCTGATCGAGGAGCGCTTCGAGGACTTCGTGGCCGCGGAGGTCGGCGACACGGGCAAGCCCGTGACGCAGGCCCGTGAACTCGACGTCGCCCGCGCTGTCGCCAACTTCCGCGCGTTCGCCGACATCGTGGCCGCCGCCGGCCAGGACTCGTTCCTCACCGACCTGCCGGGCGGGCGCCGCGCCCTGAACTACGCGGTGCGCAAGCCACTGGGCGTGGTGGCCGTGATCGTGCCGTGGAATCTGCCTCTGCTGCTGCTCACCTGGAAGGTCGCCCCCGCGCTCGCCTGCGGCAACGCGGTGGTCGTCAAGCCCAGTGAGGAAACCCCGTCCACCGCCACCCTGCTGGCCGAGGTGCTGGCCGACGCCGGTCTGCCCGCCGGGGCGTACAACGTCGTGCACGGCTTCGGCCCCGGCTCCGCGGGCGAGTTCCTGGTGACCCATCCGGGCGTGGACGGCATCACGTTCACCGGATCGTCCGCCACCGGATCCGAGGTGATGCGGGCGGCGGCGCCCGGGGTTCGCCCGGTGTCCTTCGAACTCGGCGGCAAGAACGCAGCGATCGTCTTCGACGACGTCGACGTCGAGGAGGCACTCGACGGCCTCTCCCGGTCGGTCTTCACCAACACAGGTCAGGTGTGCCTGTGCACCGAGCGGCTCTACGTCCACCGGGCCGTGTTCACGGACATCGTCGACGGCCTGGCCGAGCGAGCCGCCCGGCTGCGGCTCGGCGACCCGTTCAGCGCCCGCACCACCACCGGCCCGCTGATCTCCCACGAGCACCGGCGCAAGGTACTGCGCTACTTCGACCTGGCAGAAGCCGCCGGCGCCAAGGTGGTCGCCGGGGGCGGGACACCGGACCTCGGGCCGGACCTCGACGGCGGCGCGTGGATCGAACCCACCCTGTGGACCGGTTTGACCAACGCCGACCGCCCCGTACGCGAGGAGATCTTCGGACCCGTCGCCGCCCTCATCCCCTTCGACACCGAAGAGGAGGCCGTCGCCCTGGCCAACAACACCCCCTACGGTCTCGCCGCCGCGGTGTGGACCAACGACCTGCGCCGCGGCCACCGGGTCGCCCAGCGCATGGAGGTGGGCATGGCCTGGGTCAACACCTGGTTCCTGCGCGATCTGCGCTCGCCGTTCGGCGGTGCCGGGCTGTCCGGTATCGGCCGGGAGGGCGGCGCCTCCTCGCTCCACTTCTACACCGAACCGACGAATGTGTGCGTGCAGCTGTGA
- a CDS encoding 2-keto-4-pentenoate hydratase, producing MRTDIDTHPDASGPRAGDGPGDAVEAAVSRLTGAAATRTPCAPVRDLLSDTGIDAAYEVQRRLAAARTAAGARRVGAKIGLTAPAVQEQFGVFEPDFGMLFDDMVFAHGEPVALDRFVQPRAEGEIAFVLDSDLDLPGATVADVLRATAFVVPAIEIVDSRISRWDLTIADTVADNASSGAVVLGTVPHTLNGLDLAQVGMTLYRDEEPVSFGAGHACLGSPVVAVTWLARELARRGQPLRAGDVVMSGALGPMVEITGGGRYRLELDGLGSVESRIEENV from the coding sequence GTGAGGACCGACATCGACACCCACCCCGACGCCTCGGGCCCACGGGCCGGAGACGGCCCCGGCGACGCGGTCGAGGCCGCCGTGTCCCGCCTGACCGGCGCTGCGGCCACCCGAACGCCCTGCGCACCCGTACGCGACCTACTGAGCGATACCGGCATAGACGCCGCGTACGAGGTTCAGCGCCGCCTGGCCGCCGCGCGGACGGCCGCGGGAGCACGCCGTGTCGGCGCCAAGATCGGCCTGACCGCGCCCGCCGTGCAGGAGCAGTTCGGCGTCTTCGAACCCGACTTCGGGATGCTCTTCGACGACATGGTGTTCGCCCACGGTGAGCCTGTGGCGCTGGACCGGTTCGTGCAGCCGCGGGCCGAAGGAGAGATCGCCTTCGTCCTCGACAGCGACCTGGACCTGCCGGGTGCCACTGTCGCGGACGTCCTGCGGGCCACCGCCTTCGTCGTGCCGGCCATCGAGATCGTGGACTCCCGCATCAGCCGGTGGGACCTGACCATCGCCGACACCGTCGCCGACAACGCCTCCAGCGGCGCCGTCGTGCTGGGTACCGTCCCGCACACCCTGAACGGCCTCGACCTGGCCCAGGTCGGGATGACGCTGTACCGGGACGAGGAGCCCGTCTCCTTCGGCGCGGGCCACGCCTGCCTCGGTTCTCCGGTCGTCGCCGTCACCTGGCTGGCCCGCGAGCTGGCCCGACGGGGGCAGCCCCTGCGCGCCGGTGACGTGGTGATGTCCGGTGCCCTGGGCCCGATGGTGGAGATCACCGGCGGGGGCCGGTACCGCCTGGAACTGGATGGACTCGGCAGTGTCGAGTCGCGGATCGAGGAGAACGTATGA
- a CDS encoding acetaldehyde dehydrogenase (acetylating), whose protein sequence is MSTEAATAAGGVKVAILGSGNIGTDLMIKVLRQSEILRTAAMAGIDPASEGLARARRLQVATTHEGIDGLAAMDEFAEVRIVFDATSAGAHRRHAEVCREHGKLIIDLTPAASGPLTVPSVNLEKHLAADDVNMVTCGGQATVPIAAAVSRVVPVAYAEIVASLSSRSAGPGTRANIDEFTETTSRALREVAGADTAKAVIVLNPADPPVVMRNTVLCVVEDATAGTLEAIEDSVRQTVRDVQEYVPGYELVQDVQFDALHEVWIPHLGRHVTGTQVTCFLQVRGAGHYLPEYAGNLDIMTSAALRTAERMAELRGWVS, encoded by the coding sequence ATGAGCACCGAAGCCGCGACCGCGGCCGGCGGCGTCAAGGTCGCCATCCTGGGCTCGGGAAACATCGGCACCGACCTGATGATCAAGGTGCTCCGGCAGTCGGAGATCCTGCGGACGGCGGCCATGGCGGGTATCGACCCGGCCTCCGAGGGCCTGGCCCGCGCCCGGCGCCTGCAGGTGGCCACCACCCACGAGGGGATCGACGGTCTCGCCGCGATGGACGAGTTCGCCGAGGTCCGCATCGTGTTCGACGCGACCTCGGCCGGCGCCCACAGGCGCCATGCCGAAGTCTGCCGCGAACACGGCAAGCTGATCATCGACCTCACTCCGGCCGCGTCGGGGCCCCTCACGGTCCCCTCGGTGAACCTGGAGAAGCACCTCGCCGCCGACGACGTCAACATGGTCACCTGCGGCGGGCAGGCCACCGTACCCATCGCCGCGGCCGTCTCCCGGGTGGTCCCGGTGGCCTACGCCGAGATCGTGGCCTCCCTCTCCTCCCGTTCCGCCGGCCCCGGCACCCGTGCCAACATCGACGAGTTCACCGAGACCACCAGCCGGGCGCTGCGCGAGGTCGCGGGCGCCGACACGGCCAAGGCCGTCATCGTGCTCAACCCGGCCGACCCGCCGGTGGTGATGCGCAACACCGTCCTCTGCGTCGTCGAGGACGCCACGGCCGGCACGCTCGAGGCCATCGAGGACTCGGTGCGGCAGACCGTGCGGGACGTCCAGGAGTACGTGCCCGGCTACGAACTCGTGCAGGACGTGCAGTTCGACGCCCTGCACGAGGTGTGGATCCCGCACCTGGGCCGTCATGTGACGGGCACGCAGGTCACCTGCTTCCTGCAGGTCCGCGGCGCGGGCCACTACCTGCCGGAATACGCCGGCAATCTCGACATCATGACCTCCGCCGCCCTGCGGACGGCCGAGCGCATGGCCGAACTCCGAGGATGGGTGAGCTGA
- a CDS encoding 2-keto-4-pentenoate hydratase, giving the protein MTNPSHLELAHRLDTARNGRSPIPGITDTHPLAIDDAYAVQDALVGLRKATGERLTGVKLGFTSKAKMAQMGVSEVIVGRLTDAMRIGDGAELDLSDLIHPRVEPEVAFRLSEYVDLDDPTTEIEACVDAVAPALEVIDSRYQDFRFTVTDVVADNTSAAAYAVGAWRPLGDVANKAVRLRTPQREAVGSTAAILGAPLAALHALLAICRKRRIPLAPGQIVLAGAATAALPLTAGVTACHIAGLGIVTLKGR; this is encoded by the coding sequence ATGACCAACCCCAGCCATCTGGAACTCGCCCATCGTCTGGACACTGCCCGCAACGGCCGGAGCCCCATCCCCGGCATCACCGACACCCACCCCCTCGCCATCGACGACGCCTACGCCGTACAGGACGCCCTGGTCGGCCTGCGGAAGGCCACGGGGGAGCGGCTCACCGGCGTGAAACTCGGCTTCACGAGCAAGGCGAAGATGGCGCAGATGGGCGTCTCCGAGGTCATCGTGGGACGTCTGACCGACGCCATGCGGATCGGCGACGGCGCGGAGCTGGACCTGTCGGACCTCATCCATCCCCGGGTCGAGCCGGAGGTGGCGTTCCGGCTGAGCGAGTACGTCGATCTCGACGACCCCACGACGGAGATCGAAGCGTGCGTGGACGCGGTGGCCCCGGCCCTGGAGGTCATCGATTCCCGGTACCAGGACTTCCGCTTCACCGTCACCGACGTCGTCGCCGACAACACCTCGGCCGCCGCCTACGCCGTCGGCGCCTGGCGTCCGCTGGGCGATGTGGCGAACAAGGCGGTGCGGCTGCGCACCCCACAGCGGGAGGCCGTCGGATCCACCGCGGCGATCCTCGGAGCGCCCCTGGCCGCCCTGCACGCCCTGCTCGCCATCTGCCGCAAGCGCCGCATCCCCCTCGCACCCGGACAGATCGTCCTGGCCGGCGCCGCCACCGCCGCCCTGCCGCTCACCGCCGGCGTCACCGCGTGCCACATCGCGGGGCTCGGCATCGTCACGCTGAAAGGCCGCTGA
- a CDS encoding RidA family protein: protein MHTAHVVDGLATPRGRFPHVKVVGDLVFVSGASSRRPDNTFEGAEADALGTTTLDIRAQTRAVIGNLRAILKSVGAGLEDIAQITTYLVSMNDFGGYNEVFAEYFDVDGPTRTTVAVHQLPHPHLLIEMQAIATLTHHRQGH from the coding sequence ATGCACACCGCACACGTCGTCGACGGACTGGCCACCCCCCGGGGGCGCTTCCCCCACGTCAAGGTCGTCGGTGACCTCGTCTTCGTCTCCGGCGCCAGTTCCCGCAGGCCGGACAACACCTTCGAGGGCGCCGAGGCCGACGCCCTGGGCACGACCACCCTGGACATCCGTGCCCAGACCCGCGCCGTCATCGGGAACCTGCGGGCCATCCTCAAGTCCGTGGGCGCCGGCCTGGAGGACATCGCCCAGATCACGACCTACCTGGTCTCCATGAACGACTTCGGCGGCTACAACGAGGTCTTCGCCGAGTACTTCGACGTCGACGGCCCCACCCGCACCACGGTCGCCGTCCACCAGCTGCCGCACCCGCACCTGCTCATCGAGATGCAGGCCATCGCCACCCTCACCCACCACCGCCAGGGCCACTGA
- a CDS encoding 3-hydroxyanthranilate 3,4-dioxygenase, which produces MTTIPEVIHFQKWIADHAHLLKPPVNNRTMALGTDFIVQVVGGPNQRTDYHVDPYEEWFHQLRGSMYVNVMTEDGPHSVPIREGETWLLPGNLPHSPQRPEADSIGLVIERVREPGTLEKFQWYCPQCHALIHEVELQVTDIMADLPPVFAAFYDDPQARVCGACGTEHPGKG; this is translated from the coding sequence ATGACCACCATCCCCGAGGTCATCCACTTCCAGAAGTGGATCGCTGACCACGCCCACCTGCTCAAGCCGCCCGTCAACAACCGCACCATGGCCCTGGGCACGGACTTCATCGTGCAGGTCGTCGGGGGCCCCAACCAGCGCACCGATTACCACGTCGACCCGTACGAGGAGTGGTTCCACCAGCTGCGCGGCAGCATGTACGTCAACGTCATGACCGAGGACGGGCCGCACTCCGTGCCCATCCGGGAGGGAGAGACCTGGCTGCTGCCCGGGAACCTCCCGCACTCCCCGCAGCGCCCGGAAGCCGACAGCATCGGCCTGGTCATCGAACGCGTCCGTGAGCCGGGCACCCTGGAGAAGTTCCAGTGGTACTGCCCCCAGTGCCACGCCCTCATCCACGAGGTGGAACTCCAGGTGACCGACATCATGGCCGACCTGCCTCCGGTCTTCGCCGCCTTCTACGACGACCCGCAGGCGCGCGTCTGCGGCGCCTGCGGGACCGAGCACCCCGGGAAGGGATGA
- a CDS encoding amidohydrolase family protein produces MHDHDPTADPPQREAGYDTIDIHTHYVPQGWPDLRADAGPLAPWLRIESETDAMIMLGSQEFRRIGAQCWDAETRLKDMDADGIGRQVVSPTPAFFHYGRSGAEAARIARIFNDLALDIVAPAPDRLIPFCQVPLQDTDAACRELERCLANGHRGVEIGNHVGDRDLDSEGIVTFLQHCAQLEVPVFVHPWDMDDSPRLRRWMARWLTAMPAETHLSLLAMVLGGVFDRIDDRLRICFAHGGGSFAFWLGRMDNAWRGRPDVVGTSQHPPSHYTGRFHVDSVVFDPRALRLLVDTYGPRQVMVGSDYPYPLGERPVGQVVRASAFLTPEEKALIHRGNAERFLGLVG; encoded by the coding sequence GTGCACGACCACGACCCGACAGCGGACCCGCCACAGCGCGAGGCCGGGTACGACACGATCGACATCCACACCCACTACGTCCCCCAGGGATGGCCCGACCTCCGCGCGGACGCCGGCCCCCTCGCCCCCTGGCTGCGCATCGAGTCGGAGACCGATGCCATGATCATGCTCGGGTCGCAGGAGTTCCGCCGGATCGGCGCGCAGTGCTGGGACGCGGAGACCCGCCTGAAGGACATGGACGCCGACGGCATCGGCAGGCAGGTCGTCTCACCGACGCCGGCCTTCTTCCACTACGGCCGCAGCGGCGCGGAGGCGGCCCGCATCGCACGGATCTTCAACGACCTGGCCCTGGACATCGTCGCCCCGGCACCCGACCGCCTCATCCCCTTCTGCCAGGTGCCCCTGCAGGACACCGACGCGGCCTGCCGCGAACTGGAACGCTGCCTGGCCAACGGACACCGCGGAGTGGAGATCGGCAACCACGTCGGTGACCGAGACCTGGACAGCGAGGGCATCGTCACCTTCCTGCAGCACTGCGCACAGCTGGAGGTCCCGGTCTTCGTCCACCCCTGGGACATGGACGACTCACCGCGCCTGCGCCGCTGGATGGCGCGATGGCTGACCGCCATGCCCGCCGAGACCCATCTGTCGCTGCTGGCGATGGTCCTCGGCGGGGTCTTCGACCGCATCGACGACCGGCTGAGGATCTGCTTCGCGCACGGCGGGGGATCCTTCGCCTTCTGGCTCGGCCGCATGGACAACGCCTGGCGGGGCCGCCCCGACGTGGTCGGCACCTCCCAGCACCCGCCCTCGCACTACACCGGCCGGTTCCATGTCGACTCCGTCGTGTTCGACCCCCGCGCCCTGCGTCTGCTGGTGGACACCTACGGCCCGCGGCAGGTCATGGTCGGCAGTGACTATCCCTACCCGTTGGGGGAACGGCCCGTCGGCCAGGTGGTACGCGCCAGTGCCTTTCTCACCCCCGAGGAGAAGGCGCTGATCCACCGGGGCAACGCCGAGCGCTTCCTCGGGCTCGTCGGCTGA